A genomic segment from Thermostichus lividus PCC 6715 encodes:
- a CDS encoding M16 family metallopeptidase: MSREFFLLVVSIGLAVIMSLNAVQGLGSGVTKTVLDNGLTVLIKEIPTAPVVSLQVWYRVGSRHEPQGQNGIAHQLEHLMFKGTDTRPVQFGQLFNALGSVSNAFTSYDMTAYHHTVRADQLEALLILEADRLRNTAITPTALESEKRVVISELQGYENSPEYRLSRAVMGALYANHPYGLPVGGTATDVEQFSLGEVKAFYRQYYRPDNAVLVIAGDVRPSEALALVKRTFGQVPTPPEPLPVNARAAGASFTSQRVTLREPGSAPLLQMVAPIPALTHADIPALEVLDMLLSGGRSSLLYQSLMETGQASSAYSYSAALQVGGWFEIGAIAAPDQSLATIETTITKILDQLAQQPLSAPALARAKQQLKANFVLRNRDIDAQAAQLANDETVAGDYRFSDRLLAAIDRVTAADVQRVVQTYLGGDRWVVGEFIPSEFADVELSGRGGTQTTEHHLVGDPVDPALVATYLPKTTRSQGAIAPATAVETFTLKNGLRVLLLVDRSTPTVTLAGRINAGTAYDVLTQPGVANLTAANLLNGTRDKDALALAQTLEDRGISLEFSAFRDGVDVEGYALASEVPTLLRTLADVLQNATFPEADFNLSQQRYLTALSLEADDPVRLGRRVFQETLYPSDHPLHHFATPASVQGIQRQQLVDFYRAAYAPDQTILTLVGDFDPTRVRSLLNELFGQWQPEIAPLNLTVPPVSPPPQTLFKNAVIPGKAQAITYIGAPGLDRRDPQFYAAMVMNHILGGDTLASRLGTEIRDRQGLTYGIYSFFTASSQAGPFLIQLQTAPEDTAQAIQATLKLLRDARTHGFTAAELATAKRSLMNSYVVELANVDVLARTVLGNASVDLPPEELQQFGDRLAAVTLEDVNHVLREIIDPDRLVIVTAGPPVAFQP, encoded by the coding sequence GTGTCTCGCGAGTTTTTTTTGCTGGTGGTGAGTATTGGCTTGGCCGTCATCATGTCCCTTAATGCAGTACAAGGACTGGGTAGTGGTGTGACAAAAACAGTTCTCGACAATGGCCTAACGGTTCTGATTAAGGAGATTCCGACCGCACCGGTGGTTAGCCTTCAGGTGTGGTACCGCGTTGGCTCTCGCCATGAACCCCAAGGACAAAACGGCATTGCCCACCAGCTTGAACACCTGATGTTTAAGGGAACCGACACCCGTCCTGTGCAGTTTGGCCAGTTGTTTAATGCCTTGGGCAGTGTCTCAAATGCCTTTACCAGTTACGATATGACTGCCTACCATCACACGGTGCGCGCTGATCAGTTAGAGGCATTGCTGATCCTTGAAGCCGATCGCCTACGGAATACGGCCATTACCCCTACCGCCCTTGAGAGTGAAAAGCGGGTGGTGATTTCTGAGCTACAGGGTTACGAAAACAGTCCCGAATATCGCCTCAGTCGTGCGGTGATGGGTGCGCTCTATGCCAACCATCCCTACGGCTTGCCGGTTGGCGGCACCGCCACCGATGTTGAGCAATTTAGCCTTGGTGAGGTTAAGGCGTTTTACCGCCAGTACTATCGTCCTGATAATGCGGTGTTGGTCATTGCTGGCGATGTGCGACCCTCTGAGGCACTTGCCCTAGTGAAAAGAACCTTCGGTCAAGTTCCCACTCCCCCAGAGCCGCTGCCCGTCAATGCCAGAGCGGCGGGCGCTTCATTTACCTCACAGCGGGTTACGCTGCGCGAGCCGGGTAGTGCTCCTTTACTGCAGATGGTGGCACCGATTCCTGCCCTCACCCATGCCGATATTCCTGCCCTTGAAGTGTTGGATATGCTCTTGAGTGGGGGGCGCAGTTCCCTGCTCTATCAGTCTCTTATGGAGACGGGACAGGCCAGTTCCGCCTACTCCTATAGTGCGGCGCTGCAAGTGGGGGGGTGGTTTGAGATCGGGGCGATCGCTGCTCCCGATCAGTCTTTAGCAACCATCGAGACCACTATCACCAAGATTTTAGACCAATTGGCACAGCAGCCCCTCAGCGCCCCAGCCCTAGCCCGTGCCAAACAACAACTAAAGGCCAATTTTGTGCTGCGCAACCGCGATATCGATGCCCAAGCGGCACAATTGGCCAATGATGAAACTGTTGCGGGGGATTATCGGTTTAGCGATCGCCTGCTCGCTGCCATTGACCGGGTAACGGCGGCGGATGTGCAGCGGGTGGTGCAAACCTACCTAGGGGGCGATCGCTGGGTTGTGGGGGAATTTATCCCCAGTGAATTTGCCGACGTCGAGTTGTCTGGGCGGGGGGGTACCCAAACCACAGAGCATCATTTAGTCGGGGATCCAGTCGATCCTGCACTTGTTGCCACCTACCTGCCTAAAACAACACGTTCCCAAGGGGCGATCGCCCCCGCAACTGCCGTAGAAACCTTTACCCTCAAAAATGGCTTGCGAGTGCTGCTACTGGTCGATCGCAGTACCCCCACAGTGACTCTTGCTGGGCGCATCAATGCGGGTACTGCTTACGATGTGCTCACCCAACCCGGGGTGGCAAACTTGACAGCAGCAAATCTGCTGAACGGCACCCGCGATAAGGATGCCTTAGCCCTTGCCCAAACCCTAGAAGATCGCGGCATTAGCCTTGAATTTAGTGCCTTTCGCGATGGCGTGGATGTTGAAGGCTATGCCCTCGCCAGCGAAGTACCTACCCTCCTGCGCACCCTTGCGGACGTGTTGCAAAACGCCACCTTTCCTGAAGCAGATTTTAACCTCAGCCAACAACGCTATCTGACAGCGCTGAGTCTAGAAGCCGATGACCCGGTACGATTGGGTCGCCGCGTCTTCCAAGAAACTCTCTACCCCAGTGATCATCCGCTACATCACTTTGCCACGCCAGCCTCGGTGCAGGGAATTCAACGGCAGCAGTTAGTGGATTTTTACCGTGCCGCCTATGCCCCTGATCAGACGATTCTCACCCTTGTGGGGGATTTTGACCCCACAAGAGTGCGATCGCTCCTCAATGAACTCTTTGGCCAGTGGCAGCCTGAGATAGCCCCCCTAAACTTAACCGTTCCCCCCGTGAGTCCGCCGCCGCAAACCCTTTTTAAGAACGCCGTCATCCCCGGTAAAGCCCAGGCCATTACTTACATCGGGGCACCGGGGCTGGATCGCCGCGATCCGCAGTTTTATGCTGCCATGGTGATGAACCATATCCTAGGGGGCGATACCTTAGCCAGTCGCCTCGGTACCGAAATTCGCGATCGCCAAGGGTTAACCTACGGCATCTACAGCTTTTTTACCGCCAGTAGCCAAGCGGGGCCGTTCCTCATTCAACTGCAAACCGCACCGGAAGACACTGCCCAAGCCATTCAAGCCACCCTGAAACTGTTGCGTGATGCCCGCACCCATGGGTTTACTGCCGCCGAGCTTGCCACTGCCAAGCGTAGTTTAATGAATAGCTATGTGGTGGAGCTGGCAAATGTCGATGTTCTAGCGCGAACCGTACTGGGAAATGCCAGCGTCGATTTACCGCCAGAGGAATTGCAGCAGTTTGGCGATCGCCTAGCTGCTGTCACCCTTGAGGACGTGAACCACGTGCTACGGGAGATCATCGATCCCGATCGGCTCGTAATCGTCACTGCTGGCCCACCTGTTGCCTTTCAGCCATAA